TCGCCGGGGGCGTCCGCGCTCACCCAGGCCTCGTAGCGGTCGAGGCCGGCGGCGACCTCGCGCATGGGGTACCAGCCGTCGGCCACCCCGTCCGGCCCGGAGAGCACGACGTTCGCGGCGACCGCGTCGTGCCCCTCTCGGAAGACGGTGGCGGACACCGGGAACAGCTCCCCGGCCACGGCCTTCGCAGGCCTCGTGCCCCCGAGGACGGTGGGGCTGACGTCGAGCAGAGGGATTCGACCGATCACACACCACTTCTACCCGTTCCCGGCGTCCCAGACCACTCAGACGGCCGAACGGGGAGCGACTACGTGCGCTCAAGCCACCCCTGACCTGAGGCGCGACGCGCTGCGAGATTCCGCAATCCCTTACGCAGGGTCAGGGGCGCCGCTAGGCTCGGACGACATGAAGGCGATCCGGCGCCTCACGGTGCGCACAGTCCTGCCCGAACACCTCGCCCCGCTCACCGAGCTGGCCATGAACCTGCGCTGGTCATGGCACGAGCCGACGCGGGCGTTGTTCGAGGCCATCGATCCCGACCGCTGGGAGGAGGTACACCACGACCCGGTCAGGCTGCTCGGCGCGGTGCACACCGAGCGCTTCGCCCAGCTGGCCGCGGACGAGCGTTTCACCGGCCGCGTCGCCCAGGCGGCGGCCGACCTGCGCAATTATCTGACTCGGCCCATGTGGTACCAGTCCCTGGCCGACCCGCCCAAGGCGGTCGCCTACTTCTCCCCCGAGTACGGCATCACCGCGGTGCTGCCGCAGTACTCCGGGGGCCTCGGCATCCTGGCCGGCGACCACCTCAAGGCCGCCTCCGACCTCGGCGTCCCGATCGTCGGCGTGGGCCTGCTCTACAAGCGCGGATACTTCCGCCAGTCCCTGTCCCGGGACGGCTGGCAGCTGGAGACCTATCCGCTGCTGGACCCGGACAACCTGCCGCTGACCAAGCTGCGCGACGCCCAGGGCGCGGCGGTGCGGATCACCATCGGCCTGCCCGAGCTGCGCGAACTGGTCGCGCAGGTGTGGCTGGCCCAGGTGGGCCGGGTGCCGCTGCTGCTGCTCGACACCGACATCGAGGAGAACGCGGACGGCGGCCGGGAGGTGACCGACCGGCTCTACGGCGGCTCGCCCGAGCACCGGCTGCACCAGGAGATGCTGCTGGGCATCGGCGGCATCCGGGCGGTGCGCGCCTACTGCGCGATCACCGGCACCCCCGAGCCCGAGGTCTACCACACCAACGAGGGCCACGCCGGCTTCCTCGGGGTGGAACGGATCAGGGAGCTGACCGAGGAGCGCGGCCTGGACTTCGACGCGGCGCTCGCCGCCGTGCGGGCCGGCACGCTCTTCACCACGCACACCCCCGTCCCGGCCGGCATCGACCGGTTCCCGCGGGAGCTGGTGGCCGAGCACTTCGGCGGGAACAACACCTCCCCCGGCGTGCCGGTGGAGCGGATCCTGGAGCTCGGCGCGGAGACCTACCCGGGCGGCGACCCGGGCTCGTTCAACATGGCCGTGATGGGCCTGCGGCTGGCCCAGCGGGCCAACGGCGTCTCGCTGCTGCACGGCGAGGTCTCCCGGGAGATGTTCGGCGGCCTGTGGCCCGGCTTCGACGAGCCGGAGGTGCCGATCACCTCCATCACCAACGGCGTGCACGCGCTGACCTGGGTGCATCCGCTGGTCACCGAGCTGATCGAGCGCGAGCTCGGGCCGGACGCGATGCGGGCCCCGTTCGAGTCGGTCGGCCGGATCTCGGACAAGACGCTCTGGGAGATCCGCTGCAAGCTGCGGGCCGAGCTGGTGCGCGAGGCCCGGCGCCGGGTGTACGAGTCCTGGCTCTCCCGGGGCGCCTCGGCGGCCGAGCTCGGCTGGATCTCCGGCCTGCTCGACCCGCAGGCGCTGACCATCGGCTTCGCCCGGCGGGTGCCCTCGTACAAGCGGCTGACCCTGATGCTGCGCGACCGCGATCGGATGGTCAGACTGCTGACCGACGAGGACCGGCCGGTGCAGCTGGTGATCGCGGGCAAGGCCCACCCGGCCGACGACGGCGGCAAGCGGCTGGTGCAGGAGCTGGTCCGGTTCGCGGACGAGGCCCGGGTGCGCCACCGCATCGCGTTCCTGCCGAACTACGACATGGCCATGGCCCAGACCCTGCTGCCCGGCTGCGACGTTTGGCTCAACAACCCGCTGCGTCCGCTCGAGGCCTGCGGCACCTCGGGGATGAAGTCGGCCCTGAACGGCGGGCTGAACCTCTCCATCCGGGACGGCTGGTGGGACGAGTGGTACGACGGCGAGAACGGCTGGGCGATCCCCACCGCCGACGGCGTCGAGGACCCGGACCGGCGCGACGAGCTCGAGGCCGCGGCGCTCTACGACCTGATCGAGCACTCGGTGACCGGGCGCTTCTACGACCGGGACTCGGCCGGGCTGCCCACCCGCTGGATCGAGATGGTCCGGCACACCCTGACCAGCCTGGGCCCGAAGGTGCTGGCCAGCCGGATGGTGCAGGACTACGTGCAGCGGCTCTACGAGCCCGCGGCGCACTCCGGCCGGGCGACCGTGGCCGAGGGCTTCGCCGGGGCGCAGGAGCTGGCGCTCTGGTCCACCCGGATGCGCAAGCTGTGGCCGCAGGTGGCGATCGAGCACGTGGAGGCGGTGGCCGAGCCGAACGCCGACGAGGGCGCGGGCGCGGCCCGGCTCGGCGGCGGGCTGCGGATCAGGGCCCTGGTCCAGATCGGCGAGCTGGCTCCGGACGAGGTGCACGTGCAGGCCGTGTTCGGCCGCGTGGACGAGGACGACCAGCTGCGCTCGGCCTCGATCGCGCCGCTGGTGCACATGGGCGTGGACGACCTCGGCCGCAACCGGTACGAAGGGGTGATAAACCTCGACCAGTCCGGGCCGTTCGGCTACACGGTCCGGGCCGTGCCCTACCACCGCCTGCTCTCCTCGGCGGCGGAGCTGGGCCTGGCCACGCTGCCGCACTAGGACTCACCGGACTCACCGGGCTCACCGAGCCCACCGGCCGCGGGCTCGCGCGGGGTGCTCTCAGCGCTCTGTGCGGGCCCGCGGGTCCCGGGAGTCGCCGTCAGCCGCTCAGAGCCCGGACACGCCGCCTCAGGGCCCCCGCGGGGGCGGCCGGTCGGGCGGGGTGTCAGAGCTCGTGCGGGATGCCGAGGGTGAACCAGACGGTCTTGCCCTGGGGCCGTCCGCGCACGCCCCAGTCCGCGGACAGCTCGTCCACCAGGTGCAGCCCGCGTCCGCCCTCGTCGTCGAACGGGGTGACCGAGCGCAGCCGCGGCACGGTCGGGTTCCCGTCCGAGACCTCCACCAGCACCGAGATCGAGTCGCGGGTCATCCGCAGCCCGAACGGCGCCACCCCGTACCGCAGCGCGTTCGTCACCAGCTCGCTGACCAGCAGCTCGATCACGTCCGCGAGCCCCGGCAGGCCCCAGGCCAGCAGGCATTCCCGGATCAGGTCCCGGGCCTGGGCGACGGCGGTGGGCCGGGCGGTGAGCGTCCAGGCCGCGGCGTCCGCCTCGGGCAGCCGGCCCAACTTGGCCAGCAGCAGGGTGGCGTCGCCGGTGTGCTCCTCCTGCCCGAGCAATGCGTCGCTGATCTGGCCGCAGGTGGTGTCGAGCAGGTCGTCGGTGACCTCGCCGGCCTTGTCCAGCTGCCGGCCGAGCTCGCTGATCGCCTCCTCGGTGTCCCGCCGCGCCGTGCGGATGATCAGACCTTCGGTGTAAAGCGCCAGCAACGATCCGGGCGGGACGGTGTACTGCCGCTCCTCGTACTCGACGCCGCCGAGGCCGAGCGGGGCGTTGGGCGGCAGCGCGAGCCGGTAGGCCGGGTCGTAGGGCGTACGCAGCAGCGGCGGCAGATGCCCGGCGTTGGCGAAGACCACGGTGCCGTCGGCGAGGTCGCAGGTGAGGTACACGCAGGTGGTGACGTACTGCTCGCCCAGCGACTCGGCGAGCACGTCGAGCCGGTGCAGCACCTGAGCCGGGCTCAGGTCGAGCTGGGTGAGCACACGGACCGCGCTGCGGAACTGGTCGGCGACCGTCGGCGCGGGCAGGCCGGAGCCGAGGACGGAACCGAGCACGAGCACGACCCGGTTGCCCGGCAGCCGCGCCTTGTCGAACCAGTCGCCGCCGCTCTCTCCGCCCACCAGCCCCGGATGGCGGCGGTACGCGAGGCGTACGCCGCCCACCTCGGGTACCGAGGAGGTGTCGGACATGGGGTCGGATCCTGGGGTAGGCGGAACGGCGGTCCTCCGCTAGCATCCCCCGGGATAAGCCACTTAATAGGACGATCTGCGTGAGTTAGGCCACCCGGGTAGAACCGCCCGAACGGCCTCCGGGGACCCGGTTCGGGCGTCCGCCGCCGGTCACGCGGGTTGCTGTGCGTCCCGCTCCACCGCTTGCTCGATCGCGTCGAGGATCACATAATCGCCCTCCAGCCACGGCAGTTCGCGCACCTCCGCCGCGCCCGGAGCCAGCCAGCGCAGCTCGTCATGGCTCTCGATCGGCGCCGGCTCCCCTTCGACCAGCACGGCCCGGTAGGTGCGCACCTGGAGCGTGCCGCCGGGGACGGTGTAGGCCGGCCCGATCGGGGCGCCCACCTCGATCCGCACCCCGAGTTCCTCCCGGCACTCCCGGCGCAGCGCCTGCGCGTCGTCCTCCCCCGGCTCGGTCTTGCCGCCGGGGAACTCCCAGCGCCCGGCCAGGGCCGGCGGCCCGGTCCGACGGGCCGCCAGGAACAGCCCGTCCCGCTCGATCACGGCCGCCACCACGGCCCGCTCGCCCGCTGCTGAAGTCTCGGTCATGGGCTCCATGGTGCCAGGCTCGGTCCGCAAACCGGTTACAGCTCGTGAGTGGGGCCACGCGTGCGTGCAAGCGATACTGGGGATCATGGCCAGCATGCACGATTACGACGCCGAACTCGCCGACCTCATCTTCGGGTACATGCGCGAAAGGCTCCAGCTCAACCCCGTTCCGCTCGACCACCCGGGACGCAAGGACAAGCTGGACTCGGTGCTCGCCGGCCTGATCGGCCCCGAGGGCAACGACCCGCGCCGGGTGCTGTCCGTCTACGACGAGCACCTGTCCCAGGCGGTGATCTCCTGCGACAGCCCGCGCTTCCTCTCCTTCATCCCGGCCGCGCCGACCAAGGCCGCGCTGCTGTTCGACATGGTCGTCTCCTGCGCCTCGCTGCAGGGCATCTCCTGGCTCGAGGCCTCCGGCGCCATCGCCGCGGAGAACCAGGTGCTGCGGCTGCTCGCGGACCTGGCCGGGATGGGCCCGCAGGCCGGCGGCTGCTTCGTCACCGGAGGCTCGGCCGGCAACCTCTCCGCGCTGGTGGTGGCCCGGGACGTGGCCCGACGCCGCCGCGGCCTCGGCGCCTACGACCCGGTGCGGATCGCGGTGAGCGACCAGGCGCACTCGTCCATCGGCAACACCCTGCGCATCATCGGGGTCGAGCCGCTGGTGGTGCGCAGTGAGGAGCACCGGATGACCGGCGCCGGCCTGCGCGCCGCGCTCGCCGCCCTCGAGGAAGCGGGCGAGAAGGTACCGGTGATCGGCGTCGTCGCCACCGCGGGCACCACCAACGCCGGCATCATCGACGACCTCGCCGGCGTGGCCGAGGTGGCCCGGGACCACGAGCTGTGGTTCCACGTGGACGGCGCGTACGGCGGCGCGGGCCTGTTCGCCCCGAGCGTGCGCGACCGGTACGAGGGCATCGAGCACGCCGACTCGTTCGTGGTCGACCCGCACAAGTGGCTGTTCGCGCCGTTCGACTGCGCCGCACTCGTGTACAAGAACCCGAAACTGGCCAAGGCGGTGCACACCCAGGACGCGTCCTACCTCGACGTGATCCACATGGACACCCCGGACGAGTGGAACCCGACCGACTACGCCTACCACCTCACCCGGCGCGCCCGCGGCCTGCCGCTGTGGTTCTCCCTCGCCGTGCACGGCACCGAGGCGTACGCCGAGGCGGTGGAGGCCGCGCTGGACCTCGCCCGCGACACCGCCGAGCTGATCCGGCAGAACCCCGAGCTCGAGCTGATCCGGGAGCCCGAGCTCTCCACGGTGCTCTTCCGCCGCAAGGGCTGGAACGCGGAGGACTACCAGCTCTGGTCCGACCGCCTGCTGGCCGGCCAGATCGCGTTCGTCACCCCGACCGGCTGGGAAGGCGAGACCGTCGCCCGGTTCGCCTTCCTGCACCCGCACACCACGACCGAGATCGTCCAGGAGATCCTGGACACGATGGCGTACTAGCTGTCCAGCTGCGGGCCGCCTCGGCTCTCAGCCACAGCTCTCAGCGCAGCGCGGCCCGGGCCGCGCCCAGCATCCGGGGCGCCAGCTCGGCGTCGATGGCGGCCCACTCCTCGTCCGAGACGCTGATCGTCCCCGGCAGCGCCGGCCGCTCGTGCAGCAGCGCGATCCGCAGGTGGTCGGCCGGGTGGGACCGGTCGGTCCGGGTGTGGCGCAGCCGGTCGACGATCAGCCGCCGCTGGAACTCGTTCTCCGGCATCGATTCCACGTAAGCGCGGAAGTCCGCCCACAGCGCGGCCGGGTCGGCCTTGTCCTTTCCGGCGCGGCGGCCCCGGACGAAGATCGGCAGCGATCCGGCGAAGACCGTCTTGCACTGCGCGCTCAACGCCGCCTCGGTACCGGCCAGCCGGGCGCCGAGCTCGTCCGCGAGGTACTCGGCCCGCTGGCCGCACTGCAGCTGCAGCCGCGTAAGCGCGGCGCGCAGCCCGACGGCGATGGCGAAGAACGGCAGCGTGCACACGAGGATGACGATCGGCGCGGCCAGCTCCATCGCCAACGCCGTGGGACCGCCTGTGCGCAGCGACCGGACGGGTCGGGTGCCGGGGCGCGGGTTCGGGATCTGGTCCGGGTGCAGCAGCCTCGTCCATTCGGACAGGGAACGCCAGGCCGAGCCGGCCAGCAGAGTCCGCGTCGTGTCGCCGTTGACCTGATGGCCGAGTTCGTGCCCGAGCAGGGCCAGCCGCTCCGGCCCGGTCAGCACGTTCCACAACGGCGCGCCGATCCGCAGGACCCTGCGTTGCGCCAGGCCGGCCCGCCACGTGCTCGCGTTGAAGTCCGCTGCGATGCTCACCCGATCCGGAGCCCGGCAGCCGAGTTCCGCGCTGCAGCGGTCCAGCAGCGCGTAGAGGCGGGGAGCCTGCCCGCGGTCGAACCCGAACTCGGGCTTGAGCCTTTTGTTCCCGAGCCGCGGGCGCACCACGATGAAGACGCCGGCGCCGAGCAGGGTCGCGATCCAGGCCGGCCCGGTCGGTCCGCCGCCGAGCAGCCAAGCCAGCGGCGCGGCCACGACCAGCACTCCGATCACGTGCACCAGCAAGGAATACACCGCCACCGCGCGGCTCAGGCCACTGGACGGCCGCAGCGACTTCGCCGTCTTGAGCGAGGTGTAAAGGGCCAGCGAGCGCTCGATCTCGCGGTCGCGCGTGCGTGCCTCGCGCTTGTTGTATTCAGGCGGATACGGGTCCGCGCCGTGGCCGCAACTGAGACACCAGAGCACGAAACGCGGGTCGAGTCGCGTCCTCGTCGCGCACTTCGGGCAGACGTATTCCACCGATTCCAGCGTTTCCACGCTCGCCGTTCCCCTCCAGGTCGCGCCCGGGTCCGTCCCCCGCGCGGCCGTACAGGAATAACATGCTGCTGCTTTCCAAGACAAGATCCTGACAGAACAGCAGCCGGATCGATATGAGCGCGACTTGCGCCGCCCGCCCCGCGCTCGCTTCAATGTGGTTCGTATTTTCTGTCAAGCTGCCAGCCGAATCGGCGATGGACGAGGCGTCCGCGGCGGCGTCGGGTTG
This genomic window from Actinospica robiniae DSM 44927 contains:
- a CDS encoding ATP-binding SpoIIE family protein phosphatase yields the protein MSDTSSVPEVGGVRLAYRRHPGLVGGESGGDWFDKARLPGNRVVLVLGSVLGSGLPAPTVADQFRSAVRVLTQLDLSPAQVLHRLDVLAESLGEQYVTTCVYLTCDLADGTVVFANAGHLPPLLRTPYDPAYRLALPPNAPLGLGGVEYEERQYTVPPGSLLALYTEGLIIRTARRDTEEAISELGRQLDKAGEVTDDLLDTTCGQISDALLGQEEHTGDATLLLAKLGRLPEADAAAWTLTARPTAVAQARDLIRECLLAWGLPGLADVIELLVSELVTNALRYGVAPFGLRMTRDSISVLVEVSDGNPTVPRLRSVTPFDDEGGRGLHLVDELSADWGVRGRPQGKTVWFTLGIPHEL
- a CDS encoding pyridoxal-dependent decarboxylase — protein: MHDYDAELADLIFGYMRERLQLNPVPLDHPGRKDKLDSVLAGLIGPEGNDPRRVLSVYDEHLSQAVISCDSPRFLSFIPAAPTKAALLFDMVVSCASLQGISWLEASGAIAAENQVLRLLADLAGMGPQAGGCFVTGGSAGNLSALVVARDVARRRRGLGAYDPVRIAVSDQAHSSIGNTLRIIGVEPLVVRSEEHRMTGAGLRAALAALEEAGEKVPVIGVVATAGTTNAGIIDDLAGVAEVARDHELWFHVDGAYGGAGLFAPSVRDRYEGIEHADSFVVDPHKWLFAPFDCAALVYKNPKLAKAVHTQDASYLDVIHMDTPDEWNPTDYAYHLTRRARGLPLWFSLAVHGTEAYAEAVEAALDLARDTAELIRQNPELELIREPELSTVLFRRKGWNAEDYQLWSDRLLAGQIAFVTPTGWEGETVARFAFLHPHTTTEIVQEILDTMAY
- a CDS encoding (deoxy)nucleoside triphosphate pyrophosphohydrolase codes for the protein MTETSAAGERAVVAAVIERDGLFLAARRTGPPALAGRWEFPGGKTEPGEDDAQALRRECREELGVRIEVGAPIGPAYTVPGGTLQVRTYRAVLVEGEPAPIESHDELRWLAPGAAEVRELPWLEGDYVILDAIEQAVERDAQQPA
- a CDS encoding M48 family metalloprotease, giving the protein METLESVEYVCPKCATRTRLDPRFVLWCLSCGHGADPYPPEYNKREARTRDREIERSLALYTSLKTAKSLRPSSGLSRAVAVYSLLVHVIGVLVVAAPLAWLLGGGPTGPAWIATLLGAGVFIVVRPRLGNKRLKPEFGFDRGQAPRLYALLDRCSAELGCRAPDRVSIAADFNASTWRAGLAQRRVLRIGAPLWNVLTGPERLALLGHELGHQVNGDTTRTLLAGSAWRSLSEWTRLLHPDQIPNPRPGTRPVRSLRTGGPTALAMELAAPIVILVCTLPFFAIAVGLRAALTRLQLQCGQRAEYLADELGARLAGTEAALSAQCKTVFAGSLPIFVRGRRAGKDKADPAALWADFRAYVESMPENEFQRRLIVDRLRHTRTDRSHPADHLRIALLHERPALPGTISVSDEEWAAIDAELAPRMLGAARAALR
- the glgP gene encoding alpha-glucan family phosphorylase, whose product is MKAIRRLTVRTVLPEHLAPLTELAMNLRWSWHEPTRALFEAIDPDRWEEVHHDPVRLLGAVHTERFAQLAADERFTGRVAQAAADLRNYLTRPMWYQSLADPPKAVAYFSPEYGITAVLPQYSGGLGILAGDHLKAASDLGVPIVGVGLLYKRGYFRQSLSRDGWQLETYPLLDPDNLPLTKLRDAQGAAVRITIGLPELRELVAQVWLAQVGRVPLLLLDTDIEENADGGREVTDRLYGGSPEHRLHQEMLLGIGGIRAVRAYCAITGTPEPEVYHTNEGHAGFLGVERIRELTEERGLDFDAALAAVRAGTLFTTHTPVPAGIDRFPRELVAEHFGGNNTSPGVPVERILELGAETYPGGDPGSFNMAVMGLRLAQRANGVSLLHGEVSREMFGGLWPGFDEPEVPITSITNGVHALTWVHPLVTELIERELGPDAMRAPFESVGRISDKTLWEIRCKLRAELVREARRRVYESWLSRGASAAELGWISGLLDPQALTIGFARRVPSYKRLTLMLRDRDRMVRLLTDEDRPVQLVIAGKAHPADDGGKRLVQELVRFADEARVRHRIAFLPNYDMAMAQTLLPGCDVWLNNPLRPLEACGTSGMKSALNGGLNLSIRDGWWDEWYDGENGWAIPTADGVEDPDRRDELEAAALYDLIEHSVTGRFYDRDSAGLPTRWIEMVRHTLTSLGPKVLASRMVQDYVQRLYEPAAHSGRATVAEGFAGAQELALWSTRMRKLWPQVAIEHVEAVAEPNADEGAGAARLGGGLRIRALVQIGELAPDEVHVQAVFGRVDEDDQLRSASIAPLVHMGVDDLGRNRYEGVINLDQSGPFGYTVRAVPYHRLLSSAAELGLATLPH